Proteins co-encoded in one Centroberyx gerrardi isolate f3 chromosome 18, fCenGer3.hap1.cur.20231027, whole genome shotgun sequence genomic window:
- the LOC139909844 gene encoding adenosine 5'-monophosphoramidase HINT3-like — METQDGSQSSGDEDCLFCKMANNQTDAEILMSDNELVCFRDSKPGARHHYLVIPRTHVGNCKTLQKDHIPLVEQMEEMGRRILEKNKVSDLDDIRMGFHLPPFSSVPHLHLHVLAPASQMNTRSLTRYGPQSYWFITVDKVLHQLRTHSKVK; from the exons ATGGAAACTCAAGATGGTTCTCAGTCTAGTGGGGACGAAGATTGCCTATTCTGTAAAATGGCCAACAACCAGACTGACGCAGAAATACTAATGAGC GATAATGAGCTGGTCTGTTTTCGGGACTCCAAGCCTGGCGCGAGGCATCATTACCTTGTTATTCCCAGGACGCATGTCGGCAACTGCAAAACTCTCCAAAAGGACCACATACCTCTAG TGGAGCAGATGGAGGAAATGGGAAGGAGGATATTGGAGAAGAACAAAGTCAGCGACCTAGATGACATCAG GATGGGCTTTCACCTGCCTCCCTTCTCATCTGTTCCCCACCTACATCTCCATGTTCTGGCCCCCGCCAGTCAGATGAACACCCGGTCCCTGACTCGCTACGGGCCGCAGTCTTATTGGTTCATCACG GTAGACAAAGTGCTCCATCAGTTGAGGACTCACAGCAAGGTCAAATGA
- the LOC139909850 gene encoding centromere protein W-like: MMKRAPRSTLKSIIKTKTKSRCNVTQTTDAMVELLMLLFLNGLAEEARTQAFQDKSSTVRAQHVRAVSKKMLKKSRG; this comes from the exons ATGATGAAAAGGGCACCCAGAAGTACGTTGAAATCGATCATTAAAACGAAAACGAAGAGTCGGTGTAATGTGACGCAAACAACTGACGCAATG GTTGAACTGCTAATGCTGCTGTTTCTGAACGGCCTGGCAGAGGAGGCGAGGACCCAGGCTTTCCAAGACAAGTCATCCACAGTCAGAGCGCAGCATGTCAGGGCAGTTTCCAAG aaaatgctgaaaaaatcCAGAGGATGA